CGGCTCGTCCACCGCCTCATGCTTTTTTCTCTATCAAGGCGAAGAGGCGGGGAGGCAATCGCTTGCCCCCCCACTTCTTGCCTCAGTCAGAGACTCACTTCGTCTGCACCATTTTCTTGGTTGCCGAGTCGGTGGAGGTCTCCAGTTTGTAGTACATCAGGCCGCTGGTGCCCAGCAGGGCGCGGTCGACGGCGATGGCGTTGTGACCCTTGGCGAACGAGCCTTTCTGCACGAACAGCAGGCGGCCGCTCTCGTCGAACACCGTCAGCGTGGCATCCGCCGCCTCTGGCAGGTGGAAGCCGATGACCGTCTTGTTCACGAACGGGTTGGGCTGGTTCTGGTACAGCTCGAAGCCGACACCCGCGATGGTCGCGCCGCCCGCGCCGTTGAAGCGCAGCGCCACCTCCATGCGGTCGCTCGACAGCGAGTAGGCCTCCGCCCGCGTGATGCGGCTCGAAACGCCCAGCATCTCGCTCAAGCGGCCGGCCTTCACGGCGCGGAACGTCACCGAGAACTCGGCCGCGTCGCCGTCAACAGAAGTGGTCAGCGCGTCGGCGAACACGCCGAAGTTCGACGCCCGCACCTTCTCGCCCTCCTCGATGGAGGCGACCTCGAGGCCCGACAGGTTCAGCGTGAACTGCCAGCCCTGCACGCGCTCGGCGGCGCGGAACGTCACCGTCGCCAACTCGCCCGCGCGCAACTCGCGGTCGTCCACGTCGAACAGCAGCGTGCCGGCCGTGCGGTCGTCGCCTGACAGCAGCGAGCTCGGTATCGCCGTGCCGTTCACGTCGCCAACCTTCACCGCCACGAAGTCCTCGTTCAACTGGTCAACCGCGGAGCCGCTCACCGTCTTGATTTCGGGGAACTGCGTCTGGAACGGGTTGGCCTGGTTGGGGAACGCGAACGACTTGTCCACGAAGCGCCAAGAGGTGTTGTTCGGAAGCTCGGTGTAGATGCCGAGGATGAGCTTGCGCAGCTCCACGATGTCGAACGTCGTGATGGAGTTCGACTTGTTCGCGTCCGCCGCTATCATCTTGTACGGGCTGTTCAACGGCTCGAGGCCCAGGATGTGCTTCGAGATGAGCACCAGGTCGAACGTCGAGACCCCGTTGAGCGGGTTGTCGTCCTTCGTCGGCGTCACCGTGTACGGCGCGTTCTGCGCCACCAGGCCGTTGAACTGGTACTTGCCGTCGGCGTCCGTCATCGCGAAGTGGCTCATCGCGCCGCTCTGCAGGTTCACGTTCGCGTCCTCGAGGCCTTGCGCGTCCTCGGTCTTCAGCGCGCCGGCCACGTTGATGTTGTTGTTGCCGCAGTTGCCCGCGTTGTCCTGCACGTCAAGGTACGTCAGGCAGAAGTCGGCGTTGCCCGCCAAATCCTGCACCCACAGTTCCACCGGCTGCTGGCCCAGCTCCGCGCAGGTGAACGTCACCGACGTGATGGGGTTGCCCTGCGCGTCGACCGGGAAGCCCGTGCCCTGGCCAGCCTTGCGGATGCCGTACTTCAACAGGTTCGACGGCGTGCAGTTGTCCTCGCCGTACTGCAAAAAGTCGGATGCCCACAGCGTTATCATCTTCGTCGGCATGATGTTCACCGACAGGCCGTGCAGGCACACCACCGTCGGGGCCTTGCAGTCCTTCACCACGAAGTGGTACTCGCAAGTCTCCTCGTTGCCGCAGCCGTCGGAGATGGTCCACTTGATTTTGTGCGTCCCGTAGGGCAGTTGCGGAACCACGCCGGACGTGCCGTTCGGGTTGGCCGGCGTCGGCAGCTGCGCCTGTGTCTTCCACTGCACCGCAGCCGTGCGGGACGTGCCGCTCGTCGTGTAGTGCACCGCCCAGCGGTACACCTGCGCGGCCGGAACCGGGCGACCGTCGAACACCCGCGGCGTGCCGCCAGAGTAGTTCGGCGTGCCGAGGTTGTTGTAGTTCACCGTGCCGGGAGCCGGCGGGTTGTTGCTCGACACCACCGTCTCCATCGAGCCGTCGCCGTCCAAGTCGAGGAACAGCAGGTAGGTGATGTTCACGTTCGCGCCGGAGCAGGCGTCCGTCGCCGTGATGCTCAGCGGGGCGTCGCCCTCGCAAAGGTCGTGCGACACGCCGTCCCACCAGTACGACTGGTTCCACAGCAGCGGGTCGTTCGCCGACAGGTCGCAGTACTCCACCGGGGAGGCCGGGCAGTCAACCGTCGGCTTCTGGTTGTCTATTATCTTGATGATTTGCTTGTACCGGTAGCAGTTCGCCGTCGCGGACCAGAACGTGCAGAAGTTCGTCGGCGCCTGGCCGGGGGCGATGGCCACGTTCGTCGGAGCCCACGGGGCGGGCGTGCCGCACGGCGACACCGTCGGGCCCGTCAGGTTCTGCGGTGAGTTCGCCGTCGCGTTCGGCTCCGGGTTCGGAACCGTCACGCAGTTGGCGTTCGGGTTGTAGGTGCACCAGTTGATGATGGTCCACGTCCGCTCTATCTTGAAGCAGGCGTCCGGAACCACCGTGAACACCTGATCCTCGAACGACACGCCCAGCAGCTCGCAGTCCTGGGCGCCGTTGAACGTCGGCGCGCCGTAGTTGCCCGTGCCGTCGCACACCGTCACGATGACGTCGTTGGGGAACCGTATCCAGTAGTCCTGCTCGTACGTCACCACGATGCGCTGCGTGCACTGCGTGGACTGGCCGTGGCAGTCGTACACGCGGAACGTCCGCGTGATGGTGCCCCGGTTGCACAGCGTGTCGAACAGCGCGTAGCTCGCCGAGTGCTCAAGGCCGCACTGGCCCTGGTACACCCGGTTCTCGTCGAGGCAGCAGTTGTCCTGCACCGTCGGCTTGCCGTACGCCCACAGGCTCGGGTCGAAGGCCTCGCACGAGACCGTCACGTTCGCCGGCGAGATGCACACGGGCTTGATTTTGTCCTGAACCAGCACGTCTATCATGCAGGTGTTGTGTATCGGAGTGCCGTCGGGGCCGATGGCGAAGTTGCCGAAGGCGTCCAACTGGTACACGCGCAGTATCACCGTCTGCGTCGTGCCTACCTCGCAGCAGTAGAACTTGATGGAGTCCTGTTCCGCCACCGCGCGCTCGAACTCGCTCGGGAAGTCCGGGAACTGGTCGTCGCACGGCAAAAAGCCGTTGATGGAGTTCAGCGAGTTGATGCAGTCAGAGTACGGCGCCATCCGCTGTATCGTGAACTTGATGTTGTTGCAGTTGTCGTACGAGCCTTGGTCGAACGTCGAGGCCTTCACCCACGTCACGCCGCCAAACTCGCAGTCGCCCAGGGCGGGCGGCACGCCCAGGAAGCCCCCGGGGCCGTAGCAGTCGTACGGGTCGTCAACACCGATGCTCACCACCGTGAACTCGGTGCAGGCCGCCACCGGCGGAACGTAGTCGCGAACCGTCAGGCGGAACGAGCACGTCGAGGTGTTGCCGCAGTCGTCCTCGGCCTGGTAGATGACCGTGTGCGTGCCGGCGGGCAGGCACGGCGTCAGGCCAAAGGCGCCCAACGTGTCGAGGTCCCACAGGTTGTTGCCCGGGAAGTTGGTCAGCTGGCCGCCGATGGGGAACATCCCGATGGTGTCCAGCGTGAACGGGTCTATGCCGATTATCATCCCGCCGATGTTGTTGATGCGCGAGCAGTTGTCGCGGATAATCACGTCGGGAAGGTTCACGATGGCGCAGCACGAGAACGGGTCGGTCGAGACCGTCAGGTCGGCGGGGCACGAGATGGCGGGGCCGGTCTTGTCGAGCACCTTGATAATTTGGTTGTGCAGCAAGAACTGACCAACGCACCAGTCAATCACTTTCCATTCGCGTAGGACTTTGTAAGTGCCGTCGCAGATGTCTATGCGGGTGTCTATGTAGGTCCAGTTGATGGTGCAGCCATCAGAACTACCAAACACCGTTGGGGAGCCTTGCAAGCCCAAGCCTTGGATGTACTGCGGTGTGGGGTAGCCAGCAGTACAGGGAAGCGCCGGGGCATCAACGTCGTCGTAGTCAGGCGGGAACACCACGTCGCTCAAATTAGGACGCTGGAGGCTAATCACTTGGAGGCAAGTTTTTGTGTTGCCGGAAGCATCCACAGCCGTCCATTTGCGATTCACTCTCTTCGTCAAGCCAGAAGCGCAGTCTTGTGCCACTTCTGTGTCGAGATAGCTCAAGGTCACATCGGAGCAGTTCTCCAAAGCAGGTGAACCAGCCCCAGCAGGCACAACATAATTGCCGCCGCCAGCAGGGAACACGTTCACGTTGAGTTGCAAGTTATTCGGGAAGCCGGGGCTTTGAGAAACACCAGCAATGTTAATTTGAACAAAGCTTACTGGGCCAGCATCGCCACCAACAGCATCCACTACTGTGAGCACCCAAGTACCACTTGCATTCTGACCATTGAAGTTTGCCAACGGGTCAATGGAGCGATAAGTGCCCGGGCCGATAGCAGGAGGTGTAGCATTGCAAGTGTTTTCAAATTGAGCAGCAGTAAGTGTAGCTTGGTCATCAAAAACGACATCAATACCATCATTGGCACAGCCCAATGCCGTCGCGGGCACACCCGGACGGTCGAATAACTGAACCACCGTTCCGGAAGGCGAAGTCAAACGGGCGCTGATGTCACCGACCCAAGTATGGTTGGTACGGAACACCACATTCACATCCGTGATAGTTGCGCTTGCAGGGATATTGATGTTAGTGGTGGTGGTGGTGGCATCCAATATCGAAAAGTTGGCGCTACCCGAAGCAGTAATGGGCACGGAGGGTGCGGCAGGATTCAAGTCCGAGTTGCATGCTACCGTTTTATTGGTGCAAACCAATACTGGAGCCAACTTGTCTTCGACGAGCAGGTTGCCCCAGCAGCTGTTGCCAGTTTCGGGGTCCACCACGCGCACGGCGTAGGTTTTGCCGATGTCTTGAGGTCCCAACACGCCGGGTACCCACGGGCCATTGCCGAAAGGCGGTACTTTGTCCAACTGAACAATATAATCATTGTAACAGCCATAAGGACCGCCTTCGAGGATTTGGTCAGCATTGAGTGTCATGGTGCAGGATGCATCCAGCGACACGTTCACCCAGTCATTGCAAACGAGCGAAGTGATAGGGTTCGGGAATTCGTTCACCGTGACCGTGAAAGAGCATGTGCTCATGTTGCCAGCAAGGTCAGTTGCTTTCCAGATATTGGTCGTAGTCCCAATCGGGAACTCTGAGCCAGAAGGCAAGCCAGCAATCAGCGAAAGCGGGTCAACGGCGAAGCTGTAGTTGACACGGCCACTAAAGATGAAGTCCGGGAATACGTTGGGCGTACCAAATGGATAGTTAACCAAGTTGCCCGTTGTCTTGTTGATACGAATATTGGCATCCTGAATGAACCCAGTCTGTCCCATCTGAGCGACCAAGGGGCCACCCGCGAAGAACTGTTGGGAAGTCACATAAATACCGCGCGAAGAGTTGGCCGGAATCACGATACCTGGCGCTGCGCTAACATTTCTGAGGTTTAGCAGAACGAACGGAGCATTGAGTACCTGATTAGGACCAATTTTCGTCCATGCAGCTTGGTTGGTCTGGTTACCGACGTGGGTGGTAGCCGTAGTGGTGGCCCACACCTCCACCGTGATGGAGGCCAAACCTGGACGGATATTGAAATCAAAGCTGTTGATGGTGATAGGGAACGGTTGAAGGTTCTCCACCGTAAACATGTGACCAGCCTGACCAAAGCCGGGGTCGGCGGTGATTAGGTTGGCAACAGAGGCATCTGCAGTCACAGGGCAGTTGTCCGTTGCTTGCACAATGTAGCTAAACAGTGCCGTACAAGCCCCGGGAGGTAGATTGATTGTGACATTGGAGGGACACACAATCACTGGTGGCTCGTTGTCAGCCACGTTGATAATTTGCGTGGCCGTGCCAGAGGTCGCGTTGTTGGAGATGACAAACGTCTGCCATGTGATGACATTGGTGCCCTTTGGCAAGCCCGTGATGGTCACGTTAGCAGCTGGCAACGGAACGACGATGAATGGACCGCCATTCACACTATAACGAAGGCCTACCGACGTGCCGTCGGCACAGCCAGCAGGGTTGAAAGTCGGGATAGCAACCGTTGCCGAACCTACGCAAGTGCCCAATGTGGTACCTACGTTTTGAGTCGGACCAGCAATGGGGATACAAGCCGCTGGCTGCACAAATTCAATGCACTGGCCGTTGGTCAAGAAGTTTGAGTTGAAGCCCACTTGCGTGAATGGGCGCGGAGCAGGCAATTCGCCCTCAAGACCCACAGTGGCACTCAGACCATTGTCGAAGCCTGACTGAGAACCACCAAACACTACGTCCAGATACTTGAATTGAATTCTGTTGCCATTTTCAAACAAGCGAGTTTGGAAAGTAATGTGTTGGCCCGCAACAGCGGCAAAGTGGCCAATTTCAAACCATTCGATAGTGAAAATACGGTTGGGGGCTACGCCATCCACACGTTGGTACACACCCGAAAGCGGCGCGGCCACCGCGCTGGCGATGAGGTCGTCCCAGAAAGGATACAGTGCCGCACCAGCAGTTGCTGTGGGAAGCGCGACGTTGCCCAACCCGCGGTCGGTACCCGGCTGGAATACGATAAAGCCGTTGGTACTGACCCTGATTTGGGTGTAGTTGATGCCATAAAAGGCAAATGTGAATGGCAATGCGACCGTAAACTGAACGTCGTCGCCCGTACCAATAAGAGTGGTGCCTGCCTGCCCTTGCGCTACCACATAAGGGTCGGCGCAAGCAGTAGCCACATAAGGCAATTGAGCATTGGCCACTTGACAAGCCAAAAACGGCAGGCCAAGCACCAAAAGCCACTTGGTGGCATATAGCGAAGCATTTGATGATATGCTTTGCGTAAATTTCTTAATCATGAGAATTATTGTTTAATGATGAAAGATGATTGATTAGCGTTCAGAATGAGCGACTTAGTCATTCTGTAGCAAAATAGTCACTTCCTGATAATAGCCTTGCCACACCGCGACGGAAAGTGGGTTGGGGATTTCAACCTGACCCGATGCAGAGACACCATGGCTGCCTTGCGAAACAAACTTCAGGTAAGAATCATTGACAGCATTGTACACTGATTGGCCTTGCTCCAGATTGAAGACGATGATGCCATAGAATTTGCGCTTGTAAAGCAGTGGTTCGTTTGGCGGCCCGAGCAGCTGCTGGTCCATCGCCACAATCTGCTGATTGAGTGCAGCAACAGCCACGTTTTCAGGCTTCCAATTTTCGCCCGCGGGTTTGGGGATTCCCTGTGCATGTGCGCTTTCAGCAAAAAAGAAAGCGGCCAATGCAAAGACTACCACGCACGCAAGCGATTTGCGTAAACTAGGAAAGAACTTTGTCATGAGAAAAAAACTGTTTTAATGTTAAAAGTTTATTTCAGGCTTTGAAAAACAAAGACGATTATGCCCAAATAAGATGCAATAAGCAATCCCGGTATTCAGGGACGACCTGTGCCAATTATCAACTAAGTGTCATTTGCTTGAGTCCGAACTAAACTAGTCGACACGTTTTATTCACAAAGCCTACTCACGGCGGCTTTTGATATACGGTCGGAACACACGGCTAAACACAGTGACAAATAAATAATACAGGAATACCCCCTAAGGGCACCTGCAAAATCGGGATGGGAAAAAAGAGGAGAGGAAAGAGAAAAGCCGGGAATGAAAAAGGGCGGGTTTTCATGCGCCTACGCGCCATATTCTCTCCATGAGATTTACGGATTAAAGGATTAAAAAGAATTATTCAATGGCAAAGGTATTGGTAGAAGCGGAAAAAATCATGCCAAAGGCGATTTTTTTTTCGACACGAAAAACTTTTCTATTTTCGCCATAAAACATTGACAATGAATTTTTTAGAGAGAAAAATAGGCTTGTTCGGCCAATACTTCTCGCACAAAAGGGAAAAAATATTGTGAAAATGTGGTTGCCCGCACGTCCCTGAGAGATGTCAATGCAATCGGGTAAGTCAATACATAACATCACGCAATTTCTCCCGTCGGCAAAATCTCCATCTCCAGCATCCGCGAAGTAGCAGGGTCGTAAGCGTCGCTGCCCTCCGATGAGGCACCTGCGGCAATGTTGATTTCCAACCCTTCACTAATGGTGGCGACAGCCCGAGACACTTTGCCAGCATCCACCCGGGTATAAGCGATTACCTCGCGGTCAATCAACTGCCCCTTCATGTTGAAGGTGGCCAACACATACTCGTAATTCATCAGCTCAGCCTTCCACCATACCAGCGCGACAAAATCTTTTGTGTCGTCAATGGCGAAGCAGGGCACATACTCGGTGAATTCATCGTCGGGCGTTGTAGCCTCCGTCGGGAGGATGAATTGGGCAATCAACTCGTCGGATAGGGGCGAGTTTTCGGTGCTAAAAGCATGGTGGGTATCCTCGCCAAGCGTGACGGGCATGGCGATGGGGGGAAATTTGGCGACAAAATCGGGGAAGGTGAGTTTTTTCATGCCGTTTCAATTCGAGTGGCCACACCTTTATTATTTATGTGTGTCATAAAATTCGCCAGTTGCTCCCCCTTCATGACACGGGGGATTTTTGCTTGGCCATTGAACTTACCACGCTTGCCGAGCCATTCCAAAAATATCTCATTGGGCAGCAATTGCACGCGCACGTCTCTAAGTACATAATCACGCTCGACAGCGTAGTCGTCGTTGAGGCGGCGAAGCTCCGCATCAACGACCTGAGCAAATGCTTCGGGGGAGACTGCCGGATTTTCCACAGAGACGTACCACTGGTGCGCCCAATAGGAGCCTTCCCGTACACCCGCTACCGTAAACTCGCGCACACCCGCGTTCAGCATTTCATCGGCGCGGTGTACGGCAGCGTTCAAATTGTCAATGGATAGATGCTCGCCGCACACCGAAAGGAACTGCTTGGTGCGGCCCGTCAACCGAAACTCGCAACGCCGAAGGTTGGTGAATTGAATCGTGTCGCCCAACAAATAGCGCCACGCGCCCGCGCTGGTGGATATGAGCGTCGCGTAATGCGCTCCCTCGCTCACCTCCTCAAGGCTGAGGCTGGGCGGGAACGCGGAACGCAGGTCGCCGTTCTCGTCAAAATTCTCGTCGTTGAAAGGCACAAACTCAAAATAGACCCCACAATCCGTCAGCATACGCATGGCGCGGGTGTCGGGCCGATTTTGATATGCAAAAAAACCTTCGGAAGCCATATAGCTATCCACATAGTGCATGGAACGGCCAAAAAGTTGTTCCAGCGTGGGGCGATATGGCTCGAAGAAGACACCACCATGTACCAGCACCTCGTAATTGGGCCACAGTTCGTGAATGTTGCGAAGCTTGTATCGCTCCACTATTTTTTCCAAAATGAGTTGCAACCACATGGGGTTGCTCACCGAAAAGCCGATATCCCATGTGGGCGCTTCGGCCACGATGCGCTCGATGCGTTCGCTCCATTCGGGCAAATCCGTGATGTGGCGCCCCGGGCGATACGAGCGCTCCAGCCATATCGGGCGGTTCAGCCCGATGATGCCGCTCAAGTCGCCCGTCCAGTGCAGGCCTTCCCGCTTGGGCATGGTGCAAGAGCCGACCATAAGCATCTGTTTGGTGAACTGGCGGGAGGAAAGGCCAAATTTCGTGATGTCGAAAAAAAGCCGCCGCGAGCCACGCTTCATGTCGCGGAGCATATCCTCGGTGACGGGGATATACTTGGTGGACGACTGGCTTGTTCCGCTCGACAGGGCGTAGTAAGGAATCACGCCCGGCCAGCAGACATCGGGCTGGTCTTCCAGATGCGCCTTGTGCCACCAGCGGTCGTAGATGCCTTGATAATCAGTGGCGGGCACCTGCCGGACGAACGCCTTGGGAGGGTCGGGCGAGAGGAGTGCTTCGTGAAACCCGTGATAGCGCCCAAAGGCTGTGCGTTTGGCTTTTTGCAACAGCGTCAGCAGTTGATTGTACTGAAGGTCATGGGGAGAAAGGCGCGGGCGTTCGGCCAAAGAGCCTAATTGCGCGCCTCTGCGTATCAGCGTTCCGAGCAAGGACATAAGTATTTCAAAAAAACTATTGGCTTTAAAAAACGAGGGCAAAATTATCTTTTTGGACGCAGCGGGTAAAAATTTAGGATTTTGTTCACAAGGGCTTCGACCAACATCAAGGGAAATGGGTGCGTTTGATTTCGGCTTTGGGGCAAGAGCGGCAAAACGTAACGATAATTTAAACATCCGGTAACACAGGTAAACGTTCCTTTGTGCCGAAGTTAATTTTCGGTAAACCCATGTTCCTTAGAGCATATCGGCACGACGACAAAAGACATCTGCAGCAACTCTTTTTCGACACGGTGCACACCATCAATGCCCGTGACTATGCCCCTGAACAGCTGACGGCGTGGGCTCCCGTCGAGCCAGACCGAGAGGCTTGGGCACAGCTCGACCGCCAGCTTTGTTTTGTGGTGGAATGTCAAAAAGAAATTGTCGGGTTCATCAGTCTTACTGCCGAAGGGCTGATTGACTTCCTGTTTGTGCATAAAAATTTTCAGAACAAAGGCATCGCCTCTGCTTTGTTCAAACAAGTAGAGCGGGTCGCTCGCAAAAAGGGCATCGCCGTGCTTAGCGCCGAGGCGAGCATCACCGCAAGGGGATTTTTTGAAAAACAAGGTTTTCATGTGACTGGCGAGCAACGCAAGACTCTACGCGGCGTGGATTTTTTTAATTTTAAAATGGAAAAATCAATGGCGCAGGGGGCAAGGGGGTGACGCGGCAAAGGATTCGCAGCCCCAAGTATTGGAGCCGCCCAAAATGTCGTTCGCAGGCCGAGGTGTCGCGTTCGTTGATATTCCAGAAAAAAAACAATCACCAACTGCAACCTTGCCCCCGCCTTGCAAGTCTATTGAGCAACTTTTTGAAAACAACTCCAAAGCACCTTGCATTCTTACCAAATCATCTTTCCGTTAGTGTTTTTCAATAGCGAGTTCTGTCAGAATATGCTGGCTCACTGCGCGTTTTTGCCAGTTCGTCGCATATAGGGCAGTGTTCACGTCATTGCGTTGGCGTTTCGCGGGCAATGGAGGATAGTTTTGTGGCATCACTTGATAAAAAGCATTCGAAGCCATGAAAAGCATCGCCATCTCCATCATTTTTTCGGTCGCCACGTTCTTTTTGGTGCTTGACTATCTCGATAAAAATCAGTCAGTTATCATGCAGCAAACATTGCCAGCCGTTGAGATAAAAGCACCGAGCGCCGAGCCGGACACGACCGAGCAAAAGTTGCCCGAGGTCATCATCAGCGCCAAACGAAGCAAATTCACTTCTCGCGCAACGCGACACGCAACGACTTCATAAAACACTATGAGCCTCGCCGTCAATTTTTCGCATGGTTGAAGGCACAATCCGTTCAAAATCGAAAGCGACAATCATGCTCATCTGACAAATCTTGGCAAATCAAGTTGTAAAACAAGTTTAGCATAACCATAGCAGAGCAATAACACGGAGGTTTTGCAGGCACCCGACGCAAGCTGGGTGCCTGCTTTTTTGTCGAATAGGCAAGCTTATTGCCCCAAAAACAAGGGGTTCAATTGGCCTGTCAACCAATTGAACCCCCTCAAACTTCCGAGCGCACCCCCTTAATCGCTTCTTCGTGTGCCGTTCACCGTGTATTCATTGTCCCGGTTCCGTCGGCGGGTTGTTGCGCTCATAGAGATAAGCGCCCAACATGCCAAGACCGCCAAAAATGGCGATAAGCGCAAAGTAGAGGCCGGGGCCACTGATGCTGAGTGCTTTGGACAGCACAATCGCCAGAAGCAACCCAAGACCTGCCCCGATAAACAAAAGACTGTCTTTCAAGGTCTTGGAGGGATTCAGACGACGCTGCTCCTGCTCT
This genomic interval from Saprospiraceae bacterium contains the following:
- a CDS encoding HYR domain-containing protein; the protein is MIKKFTQSISSNASLYATKWLLVLGLPFLACQVANAQLPYVATACADPYVVAQGQAGTTLIGTGDDVQFTVALPFTFAFYGINYTQIRVSTNGFIVFQPGTDRGLGNVALPTATAGAALYPFWDDLIASAVAAPLSGVYQRVDGVAPNRIFTIEWFEIGHFAAVAGQHITFQTRLFENGNRIQFKYLDVVFGGSQSGFDNGLSATVGLEGELPAPRPFTQVGFNSNFLTNGQCIEFVQPAACIPIAGPTQNVGTTLGTCVGSATVAIPTFNPAGCADGTSVGLRYSVNGGPFIVVPLPAANVTITGLPKGTNVITWQTFVISNNATSGTATQIINVADNEPPVIVCPSNVTINLPPGACTALFSYIVQATDNCPVTADASVANLITADPGFGQAGHMFTVENLQPFPITINSFDFNIRPGLASITVEVWATTTATTHVGNQTNQAAWTKIGPNQVLNAPFVLLNLRNVSAAPGIVIPANSSRGIYVTSQQFFAGGPLVAQMGQTGFIQDANIRINKTTGNLVNYPFGTPNVFPDFIFSGRVNYSFAVDPLSLIAGLPSGSEFPIGTTTNIWKATDLAGNMSTCSFTVTVNEFPNPITSLVCNDWVNVSLDASCTMTLNADQILEGGPYGCYNDYIVQLDKVPPFGNGPWVPGVLGPQDIGKTYAVRVVDPETGNSCWGNLLVEDKLAPVLVCTNKTVACNSDLNPAAPSVPITASGSANFSILDATTTTTNINIPASATITDVNVVFRTNHTWVGDISARLTSPSGTVVQLFDRPGVPATALGCANDGIDVVFDDQATLTAAQFENTCNATPPAIGPGTYRSIDPLANFNGQNASGTWVLTVVDAVGGDAGPVSFVQINIAGVSQSPGFPNNLQLNVNVFPAGGGNYVVPAGAGSPALENCSDVTLSYLDTEVAQDCASGLTKRVNRKWTAVDASGNTKTCLQVISLQRPNLSDVVFPPDYDDVDAPALPCTAGYPTPQYIQGLGLQGSPTVFGSSDGCTINWTYIDTRIDICDGTYKVLREWKVIDWCVGQFLLHNQIIKVLDKTGPAISCPADLTVSTDPFSCCAIVNLPDVIIRDNCSRINNIGGMIIGIDPFTLDTIGMFPIGGQLTNFPGNNLWDLDTLGAFGLTPCLPAGTHTVIYQAEDDCGNTSTCSFRLTVRDYVPPVAACTEFTVVSIGVDDPYDCYGPGGFLGVPPALGDCEFGGVTWVKASTFDQGSYDNCNNIKFTIQRMAPYSDCINSLNSINGFLPCDDQFPDFPSEFERAVAEQDSIKFYCCEVGTTQTVILRVYQLDAFGNFAIGPDGTPIHNTCMIDVLVQDKIKPVCISPANVTVSCEAFDPSLWAYGKPTVQDNCCLDENRVYQGQCGLEHSASYALFDTLCNRGTITRTFRVYDCHGQSTQCTQRIVVTYEQDYWIRFPNDVIVTVCDGTGNYGAPTFNGAQDCELLGVSFEDQVFTVVPDACFKIERTWTIINWCTYNPNANCVTVPNPEPNATANSPQNLTGPTVSPCGTPAPWAPTNVAIAPGQAPTNFCTFWSATANCYRYKQIIKIIDNQKPTVDCPASPVEYCDLSANDPLLWNQSYWWDGVSHDLCEGDAPLSITATDACSGANVNITYLLFLDLDGDGSMETVVSSNNPPAPGTVNYNNLGTPNYSGGTPRVFDGRPVPAAQVYRWAVHYTTSGTSRTAAVQWKTQAQLPTPANPNGTSGVVPQLPYGTHKIKWTISDGCGNEETCEYHFVVKDCKAPTVVCLHGLSVNIMPTKMITLWASDFLQYGEDNCTPSNLLKYGIRKAGQGTGFPVDAQGNPITSVTFTCAELGQQPVELWVQDLAGNADFCLTYLDVQDNAGNCGNNNINVAGALKTEDAQGLEDANVNLQSGAMSHFAMTDADGKYQFNGLVAQNAPYTVTPTKDDNPLNGVSTFDLVLISKHILGLEPLNSPYKMIAADANKSNSITTFDIVELRKLILGIYTELPNNTSWRFVDKSFAFPNQANPFQTQFPEIKTVSGSAVDQLNEDFVAVKVGDVNGTAIPSSLLSGDDRTAGTLLFDVDDRELRAGELATVTFRAAERVQGWQFTLNLSGLEVASIEEGEKVRASNFGVFADALTTSVDGDAAEFSVTFRAVKAGRLSEMLGVSSRITRAEAYSLSSDRMEVALRFNGAGGATIAGVGFELYQNQPNPFVNKTVIGFHLPEAADATLTVFDESGRLLFVQKGSFAKGHNAIAVDRALLGTSGLMYYKLETSTDSATKKMVQTK
- a CDS encoding GH3 auxin-responsive promoter family protein — protein: MSLLGTLIRRGAQLGSLAERPRLSPHDLQYNQLLTLLQKAKRTAFGRYHGFHEALLSPDPPKAFVRQVPATDYQGIYDRWWHKAHLEDQPDVCWPGVIPYYALSSGTSQSSTKYIPVTEDMLRDMKRGSRRLFFDITKFGLSSRQFTKQMLMVGSCTMPKREGLHWTGDLSGIIGLNRPIWLERSYRPGRHITDLPEWSERIERIVAEAPTWDIGFSVSNPMWLQLILEKIVERYKLRNIHELWPNYEVLVHGGVFFEPYRPTLEQLFGRSMHYVDSYMASEGFFAYQNRPDTRAMRMLTDCGVYFEFVPFNDENFDENGDLRSAFPPSLSLEEVSEGAHYATLISTSAGAWRYLLGDTIQFTNLRRCEFRLTGRTKQFLSVCGEHLSIDNLNAAVHRADEMLNAGVREFTVAGVREGSYWAHQWYVSVENPAVSPEAFAQVVDAELRRLNDDYAVERDYVLRDVRVQLLPNEIFLEWLGKRGKFNGQAKIPRVMKGEQLANFMTHINNKGVATRIETA
- a CDS encoding GNAT family N-acetyltransferase translates to MFLRAYRHDDKRHLQQLFFDTVHTINARDYAPEQLTAWAPVEPDREAWAQLDRQLCFVVECQKEIVGFISLTAEGLIDFLFVHKNFQNKGIASALFKQVERVARKKGIAVLSAEASITARGFFEKQGFHVTGEQRKTLRGVDFFNFKMEKSMAQGARG